The Flavobacterium sp. 140616W15 sequence TTATTTATTGGTGGAATATCTGCAATCTTTGAAGCAATGTATCCAGGAATAGTAATACAAGCCGTTGGTGCAACATTTGTTACCTTCATGGTTTGTTTAGGTTTGTATAAATACAAAATTGTAAAAGTAACTGAGCAATTCAAATCGGTTGTTATGGCAGCTACTTTGGCAATTGCAACTTATTACCTAATCTCTTGGTTAGTTTCAATGTTTACAAGCTTTACTCCTGTTCATCATGGTAGCTCTATGATGAGTATTGGTATTAGTGTTTTTGTAATCGTTATTGCTGCTTTAAACCTATTCTTGGATTTTGATAGAATAGAAGAAGGTGTTAAAGAAAAAATGCCAAAGTTTATGGAATGGTACGGTGCAATGGGATTAATGATTACTCTTG is a genomic window containing:
- a CDS encoding Bax inhibitor-1/YccA family protein, with protein sequence MAFNSNNPFLSNKRFSPTSVAAKSENPHQATIIDYGNEMTLSGTINKTLILFLLLTATAMITWWMSFNGINPMLPTIGGAIIGLILVVVAAFKPQLSPYLAPGYALFEGLFIGGISAIFEAMYPGIVIQAVGATFVTFMVCLGLYKYKIVKVTEQFKSVVMAATLAIATYYLISWLVSMFTSFTPVHHGSSMMSIGISVFVIVIAALNLFLDFDRIEEGVKEKMPKFMEWYGAMGLMITLVWLYIEFLRLLSKLNSRD